A single region of the Oscillospiraceae bacterium genome encodes:
- a CDS encoding helix-turn-helix domain-containing protein: MINEFPRIITLLRKERGLSQKAVAQELKVSQALLSHYEKGIRECGLDFLVKAAIFYNVSTDYLLGRTPDRHGAVIDVQDLPDENAMGKENVFKGSMLPVLNKRLIINSMNVLFDLLSTAKSKDLTMEASNQIMIAVYKSFRSIYELNKTNPDSLFAAEKDCYRELANAALIKSDVRLKALTRESKSVKVKPVRVNEEDFALNQSQIEEKYPSFAASLFNLIQNAEIAMQAKTKK; encoded by the coding sequence ATGATTAACGAATTTCCGAGAATAATAACATTACTGAGAAAAGAAAGAGGCTTAAGTCAAAAGGCGGTAGCTCAGGAGCTTAAGGTTTCTCAAGCTCTTTTATCGCATTATGAAAAGGGAATAAGAGAGTGCGGATTGGATTTTTTGGTTAAAGCTGCAATATTTTATAACGTGTCTACCGATTACCTTTTAGGCCGTACTCCTGACAGACACGGTGCAGTTATTGATGTGCAGGATTTGCCCGATGAAAATGCAATGGGAAAAGAAAATGTTTTTAAAGGCTCAATGCTTCCCGTACTTAACAAAAGACTTATAATAAATTCAATGAATGTGCTTTTTGACCTGTTAAGCACAGCCAAAAGCAAGGATTTAACAATGGAAGCCTCCAATCAGATTATGATTGCTGTATATAAATCATTTCGCAGTATATACGAGCTTAATAAAACAAATCCGGACAGTCTTTTTGCTGCTGAAAAGGATTGCTACAGAGAGCTTGCCAATGCCGCACTTATTAAGAGCGATGTACGTCTTAAGGCATTGACAAGAGAATCAAAAAGCGTAAAGGTTAAGCCTGTTCGTGTAAATGAAGAGGACTTTGCTTTAAACCAATCTCAAATAGAGGAGAAATACCCAAGCTTTGCGGCATCACTGTTTAATCTGATACAAAATGCAGAAATAGCTATGCAGGCAAAAACAAAAAAATAA
- the hydG gene encoding [FeFe] hydrogenase H-cluster radical SAM maturase HydG codes for MKYDVKSSIAEEFINHEEILDTIEYAKKNKSNRELIFGLIERAKDCKGLSHREAAVLLECDIPEANEKIKELAISIKEKLYGRRIVMFAPLYLSNYCVNGCTYCPYHYCNKNIARKKLTQEEIKREVIALQDMGHKRLAIESGEDPVRNPIEYILESIETIYSIKHKNGAIRRVNVNIAATTVENYRKLKEAGIGTYILFQETYNKKAYEELHPTGPKSNYAYHTEAMDRAMDGGIDDVGIGVLFGLEMYRYDLVGLLMHAEHLEAAKGVGPHTISVPRICPADDINKEDFSNAISDDIFEKIVAIIRIAVPYTGMIISTRESKASRERVLKLGVTQISGGSRTSVGGYVEPEPEDTNSAQFDISDTRTLDEVVGWLLKLGYIPSFCTACYREGRTGDRFMQLVKSGQIANCCQPNALMTLKEYLEDYASEETRKYGEKLIAAELLKIPNEKVLDIARENLEKITKGIRDFRF; via the coding sequence ATGAAATACGATGTTAAATCAAGCATAGCAGAAGAATTTATAAATCATGAGGAAATATTGGATACTATCGAATATGCCAAGAAAAACAAATCAAACAGAGAGCTTATTTTCGGCCTTATAGAAAGAGCAAAGGACTGCAAAGGTCTTTCTCACCGTGAAGCAGCCGTTCTTTTGGAGTGCGATATTCCCGAAGCTAACGAAAAAATAAAAGAGCTTGCAATAAGCATTAAGGAAAAGCTGTACGGACGAAGAATAGTAATGTTTGCGCCTCTTTATCTTTCCAACTATTGCGTAAACGGATGCACCTACTGTCCGTATCATTACTGCAACAAAAATATTGCCAGAAAAAAGCTTACTCAAGAAGAAATAAAAAGGGAAGTTATAGCACTTCAGGATATGGGACATAAGCGTCTTGCAATTGAATCAGGAGAAGACCCGGTGAGAAATCCCATAGAATATATTCTTGAAAGCATAGAAACAATTTACAGTATAAAGCATAAAAACGGTGCAATACGCCGAGTAAATGTAAATATTGCGGCAACAACCGTTGAAAATTACAGAAAGCTTAAGGAAGCGGGAATAGGCACATATATTCTTTTCCAGGAAACCTATAACAAAAAAGCTTATGAAGAGCTTCATCCCACAGGACCCAAAAGCAATTACGCATATCATACCGAAGCTATGGACAGAGCTATGGATGGCGGAATTGACGACGTAGGCATAGGAGTTTTATTCGGCCTTGAAATGTACCGCTATGACTTGGTAGGCCTTCTTATGCACGCAGAGCATCTTGAAGCAGCAAAAGGGGTAGGCCCTCATACAATAAGCGTACCCAGAATATGCCCTGCAGACGATATAAATAAAGAGGATTTTTCAAACGCTATTTCGGACGATATTTTTGAAAAAATAGTGGCAATAATCCGTATAGCAGTTCCTTATACAGGAATGATTATTTCAACCCGTGAATCAAAGGCATCAAGAGAAAGAGTTCTTAAATTGGGAGTTACTCAGATAAGCGGAGGCTCAAGGACAAGTGTCGGCGGATATGTAGAGCCTGAGCCTGAGGACACTAACTCTGCACAGTTTGATATAAGTGATACAAGAACCTTGGACGAGGTTGTAGGCTGGCTTTTAAAATTAGGATATATTCCAAGCTTTTGCACCGCTTGTTACCGTGAAGGCAGAACGGGAGACCGTTTTATGCAGCTTGTAAAATCGGGACAGATAGCAAATTGCTGTCAGCCTAATGCACTTATGACATTGAAGGAGTATTTAGAGGACTACGCTTCGGAGGAAACACGTAAATACGGCGAAAAGCTTATTGCAGCAGAGCTTTTAAAAATACCTAATGAAAAGGTGCTTGATATTGCCCGTGAAAATCTTGAAAAAATAACAAAAGGAATACGGGATTTCAGATTTTAA
- the hydE gene encoding [FeFe] hydrogenase H-cluster radical SAM maturase HydE, which yields MKRLIDKLYKDGALERNEYIELLKNYNGETALYSRELANTIRKEIFGNKIYIRGLIEVSSYCKRDCLYCGIRKSNTCAQRYRLTQEEILKCCTLGYELGFRSFVLQGGEDMYFTQDRVTEIIKQIKKDFSDCAVTLSLGERNREEYKQWFDAGADRYLLRHETADSIHYSKLHPKNTTLESRMECLENLKEIGYQTGCGFMVGSPFQSEETLAKDLEFIQSFKPHMVGIGPFIPQKNTPFGDREQGSLELTLFLLSLVRIMLKNVLLPSTTALGTIAPNGRELGILSGANVVMPNLSPLEVRKKYCLYDGKISTDEEAAEGKEKLNEKMKKIGCELYVGRGDWKE from the coding sequence ATGAAAAGATTAATTGATAAGCTATATAAAGACGGCGCTCTTGAAAGAAATGAATATATTGAGCTTTTAAAAAACTATAACGGAGAAACAGCTCTTTATTCAAGAGAGCTTGCAAACACAATACGAAAAGAGATTTTCGGCAATAAAATTTATATCAGAGGTCTTATTGAGGTTTCAAGCTACTGTAAAAGGGATTGCCTTTACTGTGGTATAAGAAAAAGTAATACCTGTGCTCAACGTTACAGATTGACACAGGAGGAAATTTTAAAGTGTTGCACTTTAGGATATGAATTAGGTTTCCGAAGCTTTGTATTACAAGGCGGAGAGGATATGTATTTTACACAGGACAGAGTTACGGAAATTATAAAACAAATAAAAAAAGACTTTTCCGACTGTGCAGTAACGCTTTCCTTAGGGGAAAGAAACAGAGAAGAATACAAACAATGGTTTGATGCAGGGGCTGACAGATATCTTTTAAGGCACGAAACGGCAGACAGTATTCATTACAGTAAGCTTCATCCCAAAAACACAACTCTTGAAAGCCGTATGGAATGTCTTGAAAATTTAAAGGAAATAGGATATCAGACAGGCTGCGGCTTTATGGTGGGCTCACCCTTTCAAAGTGAAGAAACTTTAGCAAAGGATTTGGAGTTTATACAAAGCTTTAAGCCGCATATGGTAGGCATAGGCCCGTTTATTCCACAAAAGAATACACCTTTTGGTGATAGAGAGCAGGGCAGTCTTGAATTGACACTGTTTTTGCTTAGTCTTGTGAGAATAATGCTTAAAAATGTACTGTTGCCTTCAACTACCGCTTTAGGTACGATAGCCCCAAATGGCAGAGAATTGGGAATACTGTCTGGAGCAAATGTTGTAATGCCTAATTTGTCGCCTTTGGAGGTAAGAAAAAAATACTGTCTGTATGACGGTAAAATATCCACTGACGAGGAAGCGGCAGAGGGAAAAGAAAAACTAAATGAAAAAATGAAAAAAATCGGCTGTGAGCTTTACGTAGGCCGCGGCGATTGGAAAGAATAA
- the trpS gene encoding tryptophan--tRNA ligase, whose translation MEEKKIIFSGIQPSGTLTLGNYLGAVKNWVDLQDKYNCIYCVADLHAITVRQVPAELRNNSLSLLALLLACGIDPEKNLLFFQSHVSAHAELAWILNCYTMFGELSRMTQFKDKSAKNENNINAGLFTYPSLMAADILLYQTDLVPVGKDQTQHLELARDIATRFNGIYGDVFKIPEGYVAKVGAKVMSLQEPSKKMSKSDENANSYVAILDKKDDVLRKFKRAVTDSETVVRYGENKDGINNLMSIYSAVTSKSFEEIEKEFEGKGYGDFKMAVGEAVDAELAPVREKYEQLMKNKDYLKEIYTKSADTAAYVASKTLSKVYKKVGFMPKR comes from the coding sequence ATGGAAGAGAAGAAAATAATATTTTCCGGAATACAGCCCTCCGGAACTTTAACATTAGGCAACTATTTGGGAGCCGTTAAAAACTGGGTGGATTTGCAGGATAAATATAACTGTATTTATTGTGTTGCTGATTTGCATGCAATAACAGTGCGTCAGGTGCCTGCAGAGCTCAGAAATAACAGTCTTTCTCTGCTTGCTCTTTTGCTTGCTTGCGGAATTGACCCTGAAAAAAATCTTTTGTTTTTCCAATCCCACGTTTCTGCACACGCAGAGCTTGCTTGGATTCTTAACTGCTATACTATGTTCGGTGAGCTGTCAAGAATGACACAGTTCAAGGATAAATCAGCCAAAAATGAAAATAACATCAATGCGGGACTTTTCACATATCCCTCTCTTATGGCGGCGGATATTCTGCTTTATCAGACAGACCTTGTTCCTGTTGGAAAGGACCAGACTCAGCATTTAGAGTTAGCAAGGGATATAGCAACACGTTTTAACGGAATTTACGGAGATGTTTTCAAAATCCCTGAGGGCTATGTTGCGAAAGTGGGCGCAAAGGTTATGTCCTTACAGGAGCCCTCGAAGAAAATGTCCAAGTCAGATGAAAATGCAAATTCCTACGTTGCAATTCTTGATAAAAAAGATGATGTTTTAAGAAAGTTCAAGCGTGCTGTTACCGACAGTGAAACTGTTGTAAGATATGGCGAAAACAAAGACGGAATAAACAACCTTATGTCAATATACAGTGCCGTTACTTCAAAAAGCTTTGAAGAGATAGAAAAAGAGTTTGAGGGCAAGGGCTACGGTGACTTTAAAATGGCTGTAGGCGAAGCGGTTGATGCAGAGCTTGCGCCTGTAAGAGAAAAATACGAACAGCTTATGAAGAATAAGGATTACTTAAAAGAAATTTACACAAAGAGTGCAGATACTGCGGCATATGTAGCTTCCAAAACTCTTTCAAAGGTATACAAAAAAGTAGGCTTTATGCCTAAAAGATAG
- a CDS encoding PLP-dependent aminotransferase family protein produces the protein MEYIFSDKVSGLKPSMIREILKHGSNPDVIPLSAGNPAVESFPVSEMAQIAAEIFEKDYSKALQYGITEGHTPLREITAERLKSKFNIGKDFDSTIIVSGGQQGIDLTCKVLCNEGDTVICENPSFIGSLNAFRSYNVKLCGVELESDGINLEKLEEALKTNKNVKFIYTIPTFHNPSGITTSLEKRKGIYELARKYNVFILEDNPYGELRYTGEDIPTIKSMDEDGRVIYCGSYSKILSSGIRLGFVCAPSEIVSKIVVCKQANDVHTNQFFQMIAAEFLTRYSLDEHVEKIRSIYRRKLGLMLDGAEKHFPKEVSFTRPEGGLFVWCTAPEGTDIMKLASLCIERKLAIVPGVAFLTDPDIPCNSFRINFSTPSDEQIVRGMEILGNTLKDILA, from the coding sequence ATGGAATATATTTTTTCAGACAAGGTTTCGGGCTTGAAGCCCTCTATGATAAGAGAGATATTAAAACACGGTTCAAACCCCGATGTTATCCCGCTTTCTGCGGGAAATCCTGCAGTTGAGTCCTTTCCTGTTTCCGAGATGGCTCAGATAGCAGCGGAGATTTTTGAAAAGGACTATTCAAAGGCGTTGCAGTACGGAATTACAGAGGGACATACTCCCTTGAGAGAAATAACTGCCGAAAGATTAAAAAGTAAGTTCAATATAGGAAAAGATTTTGACAGTACAATTATCGTTTCCGGAGGTCAGCAGGGAATTGACCTTACCTGTAAAGTGCTTTGCAACGAAGGAGATACCGTAATATGCGAAAATCCTTCCTTTATAGGTTCTCTCAATGCTTTTCGTTCATACAATGTAAAGCTTTGCGGAGTAGAGCTTGAAAGCGACGGAATAAATCTCGAAAAGCTTGAAGAAGCTTTAAAAACAAATAAAAATGTAAAGTTTATTTATACTATCCCCACCTTCCACAATCCAAGCGGAATAACTACATCTCTTGAGAAGCGCAAAGGAATTTATGAGCTTGCAAGAAAATATAATGTTTTTATCCTTGAGGATAATCCTTACGGAGAGCTAAGATATACAGGGGAAGATATTCCCACAATCAAATCAATGGATGAGGACGGAAGAGTAATTTACTGCGGCTCCTATTCTAAAATTTTGTCGTCGGGAATTCGTTTGGGCTTTGTATGTGCACCTTCTGAGATAGTTTCTAAAATAGTAGTTTGTAAGCAGGCAAACGACGTGCATACAAATCAGTTTTTCCAAATGATAGCTGCCGAATTTTTAACAAGATACAGCCTTGATGAGCACGTTGAAAAAATTCGCAGTATCTATCGCCGTAAGCTCGGACTTATGCTTGACGGTGCAGAAAAACATTTTCCTAAAGAGGTAAGCTTTACACGTCCTGAGGGAGGCCTTTTTGTATGGTGCACAGCCCCCGAAGGTACAGATATAATGAAGCTTGCAAGCCTTTGTATAGAGAGAAAGCTTGCCATTGTTCCGGGAGTAGCATTTTTAACAGACCCTGATATTCCCTGTAACAGCTTCCGCATCAATTTCTCAACTCCTTCCGATGAGCAGATAGTAAGAGGTATGGAGATTTTGGGAAATACACTAAAGGATATACTCGCTTAA
- a CDS encoding iron-only hydrogenase system regulator, with amino-acid sequence MEKRIAVISILVYNNNSANQLNELLHQFGEYIVGRMGIPYREKGVSIISIVLDAPNDTIGALSGKIGMLPDVTVKTMYSKI; translated from the coding sequence ATGGAGAAAAGAATAGCTGTGATATCTATACTTGTTTATAACAACAATTCTGCAAATCAGTTAAATGAGTTGCTTCATCAGTTCGGCGAATATATTGTGGGGAGAATGGGTATCCCTTACAGAGAAAAGGGGGTTTCAATAATAAGCATTGTTTTAGATGCGCCCAACGATACAATAGGAGCATTGAGCGGCAAAATCGGAATGCTTCCCGACGTAACTGTTAAAACAATGTATTCAAAGATATGA
- a CDS encoding undecaprenyl/decaprenyl-phosphate alpha-N-acetylglucosaminyl 1-phosphate transferase, with amino-acid sequence MSLVHYVLIAGAFFIAAAFVFFVTPAVRIFAFKIGAVDIPRDERRMHSVPIARLGGLGVFAGFIVSIGFYLASSHYLNLSLKLVGILAGASIIIILGIIDDITPLKAGIKFVIQIIAAAIPVFCGMRIDIFENLRNFAPNVYIPIGWLSIIFTIFWIVGITNAVNFIDGLDGLAAGISGISTVSMVIIMLFTRNVEMALLAAALSGACIGFIPFNFNPAKIFMGDTGATFLGFMLACVSIQGLFGSYLIVSFAVPFLLLALPIFDTTYAIIRRIRAGQSPMAADRNHIHHRLIDFGLTQKQVVLILYMFTLCLCICAIAITFMGIGRAMWFVIILFVLMLIAIIIAGNLRKLMAKKERKNKGCTK; translated from the coding sequence ATGAGTTTAGTTCATTATGTTTTAATAGCCGGTGCATTTTTTATAGCTGCTGCATTTGTATTTTTTGTAACTCCGGCAGTGAGAATTTTTGCTTTTAAAATAGGCGCAGTAGATATCCCAAGAGATGAGCGCCGAATGCATTCTGTTCCTATTGCGAGATTGGGCGGCTTAGGTGTTTTTGCAGGGTTTATAGTAAGTATAGGCTTTTATCTTGCTTCATCTCATTATCTCAATCTGTCATTAAAATTGGTAGGAATTCTGGCAGGAGCGTCAATTATAATTATTTTAGGAATAATTGACGATATTACGCCGTTGAAAGCAGGAATAAAGTTTGTTATACAGATTATAGCGGCGGCAATTCCCGTATTTTGCGGAATGAGAATAGATATATTCGAAAATTTAAGGAATTTTGCGCCAAACGTTTATATACCTATAGGCTGGTTATCTATAATCTTTACGATTTTCTGGATAGTAGGAATAACGAATGCAGTTAATTTTATAGACGGACTTGACGGCTTGGCGGCAGGAATATCGGGAATATCAACGGTTTCAATGGTAATAATTATGCTTTTTACAAGAAACGTTGAAATGGCTTTGCTTGCTGCGGCACTTTCCGGTGCGTGCATAGGCTTTATTCCTTTTAATTTCAATCCTGCAAAGATTTTTATGGGTGATACGGGAGCAACGTTTTTAGGCTTTATGCTTGCTTGTGTTTCTATTCAGGGACTTTTTGGCTCGTATCTTATTGTTTCCTTTGCAGTGCCGTTTTTGTTGTTGGCTTTGCCGATTTTTGACACAACCTATGCAATAATCCGCAGAATAAGAGCAGGACAAAGTCCGATGGCGGCGGACAGAAACCATATACATCACAGACTTATTGATTTCGGACTTACACAAAAACAGGTTGTTTTAATTTTATATATGTTTACGCTTTGCCTTTGTATCTGTGCAATAGCCATAACCTTTATGGGAATAGGAAGGGCAATGTGGTTTGTTATAATACTTTTTGTTCTTATGCTTATAGCCATAATAATTGCAGGTAATTTAAGAAAGCTAATGGCCAAAAAAGAAAGAAAAAATAAAGGGTGTACGAAATGA